From Aquabacter sp. L1I39, the proteins below share one genomic window:
- a CDS encoding DUF2848 domain-containing protein, which yields MTGTALTFTIHADGVSSEDTLLVRTAIIAGWTGRDKVALEKHIKELEELGVPRPASTPIYYRVAAARLTTADVIECTGPDSSGEAEFMILQAMGKRYLGVGSDHTDRKVETYNITVSKQMCDKPVAPDLWLLDDVLPHWDKLVLRSYAVNGGTRELYQEGSVAAMLPPLEILEGYDGTLTDSYAMFCGTLAAHGGIRPAERFEFELEDPVLGRIIRHGYDVALLPVRG from the coding sequence ATGACTGGTACCGCCCTCACCTTCACCATTCATGCCGACGGGGTCAGCTCGGAGGACACCTTGCTCGTCCGCACCGCCATCATTGCGGGCTGGACGGGCCGGGATAAGGTCGCGCTCGAAAAGCACATCAAGGAGCTGGAAGAGCTGGGCGTGCCCCGGCCCGCTTCCACGCCCATCTATTACCGCGTCGCCGCCGCACGCCTGACCACCGCTGACGTGATTGAGTGCACCGGCCCGGACTCCTCCGGCGAGGCCGAGTTCATGATCCTCCAGGCCATGGGCAAGCGCTATCTGGGCGTGGGCTCCGACCATACCGATCGTAAGGTGGAGACCTACAACATCACCGTCTCCAAGCAGATGTGCGACAAGCCGGTGGCGCCCGACCTATGGCTGCTGGACGACGTGCTGCCCCATTGGGACAAGCTGGTGCTGCGCTCCTATGCGGTGAACGGCGGCACGCGCGAGCTCTATCAGGAGGGCTCCGTGGCGGCCATGCTGCCGCCGCTGGAAATCCTGGAGGGCTATGACGGCACCCTCACGGACAGCTACGCCATGTTCTGCGGCACGCTGGCGGCCCATGGCGGCATCCGGCCCGCCGAGCGGTTCGAATTCGAGCTGGAGGACCCGGTCCTCGGCCGCATCATCCG
- a CDS encoding ABC transporter substrate-binding protein, protein MKTSVLLGATMLAALVSTGAARADGELVLGYMMAKSGPYVSLANTNEVAVDMAVEEINKKGGINGKKIKVVKFDTAGDPKQATTALRRFAQDDAALAVIGPFSSSEVRTTFPVGEREGIAQMSMASSAPGLTKGFTYGFRNTTDEGKVIDQVLGSLKDKKLPTATGAAAYATDDVVSKSIGTVVIPKLFEKYGIPLKGSVDFQLAAFDLSPQVAQLKQIAPDVVGLGSPPEGAINLAKELKRQGVSTRLIGGTTIADPELPKRMDGAGDKLTIGTTFFPEVNATTKAFTEEFGKRTKAAGLNRTEPNQMDASVYDIVYLYSEAMKRAGVTGDKAKLAEERTAIRDQLAKLKDYQALEGSISFTDGDAVKPVYVLEVKDGKWTLLDTRMPN, encoded by the coding sequence ATGAAGACATCGGTTCTGCTGGGCGCCACCATGCTGGCGGCGCTCGTTTCCACCGGCGCCGCGCGGGCCGATGGCGAGCTCGTCCTCGGCTACATGATGGCCAAGAGCGGCCCTTATGTGAGTCTGGCCAACACCAATGAGGTGGCGGTCGACATGGCGGTCGAGGAGATCAACAAGAAGGGCGGCATCAACGGCAAGAAGATCAAGGTGGTGAAGTTCGACACCGCCGGCGATCCCAAGCAGGCCACCACCGCGCTGCGCCGCTTCGCGCAGGATGATGCGGCCCTCGCCGTCATCGGTCCCTTCTCCTCTTCCGAGGTGCGCACCACCTTCCCGGTGGGCGAGCGCGAGGGCATCGCCCAGATGTCCATGGCCTCCTCGGCCCCGGGCCTCACCAAGGGCTTCACCTACGGCTTCCGCAACACCACGGACGAAGGCAAGGTCATCGACCAGGTGCTGGGCTCGCTGAAGGACAAGAAGCTGCCGACCGCCACGGGCGCGGCCGCCTATGCCACCGACGACGTGGTGTCCAAGTCCATCGGCACTGTCGTGATCCCCAAGCTGTTCGAGAAGTACGGCATCCCGCTGAAGGGCTCCGTGGATTTCCAGCTCGCCGCCTTCGACCTGTCGCCCCAGGTGGCCCAGCTCAAGCAGATCGCGCCCGACGTGGTGGGCCTCGGCTCGCCGCCTGAAGGCGCCATCAACCTCGCCAAGGAGCTGAAGCGCCAGGGCGTTTCCACCCGTCTCATCGGCGGCACCACCATCGCCGATCCCGAGCTGCCCAAGCGTATGGACGGCGCCGGCGACAAGCTGACCATCGGCACCACCTTCTTCCCTGAAGTGAACGCCACCACCAAGGCCTTCACCGAGGAATTCGGCAAGCGCACCAAGGCCGCAGGCCTCAACCGCACCGAGCCAAACCAGATGGACGCCTCGGTCTATGACATCGTCTACCTCTATTCCGAGGCCATGAAGCGCGCCGGCGTCACCGGCGACAAGGCCAAGCTCGCCGAAGAGCGCACCGCCATCCGCGATCAGCTGGCCAAGCTGAAGGACTACCAGGCACTGGAAGGCTCCATCTCCTTCACCGACGGCGATGCCGTGAAGCCGGTCTATGTGCTGGAGGTCAAGGACGGCAAGTGGACCCTGCTCGATACGCGCATGCCCAACTGA
- a CDS encoding ABC transporter ATP-binding protein, with translation MLQVSGLTVQYGRVTALSDVSLKVGEGEVVTVLGANGAGKSTLLKAILGAVPVKGGGIAFDGEEISGEAAHKRIARGLVLVPEGRRILITLSVEENLLLGAHMRTDTAAMKREMDAIYGRFPNLAERRHMLASCLSGGEQQMLAIGRAMMSRPRLMMLDEPSLGLSPLFVSKLFELIRELNGEGLSVLLVEQNTGKALSVAHQATVLELGRVMMAGEPKVLAADPRLQEAYLGEGSAAPAQ, from the coding sequence CTGCTCCAGGTCTCCGGCCTCACCGTACAATATGGCCGCGTCACCGCGCTATCAGATGTCTCGCTGAAGGTGGGGGAGGGCGAGGTGGTCACCGTGCTCGGCGCCAATGGCGCCGGCAAGAGCACGCTCCTGAAGGCCATTCTCGGCGCCGTGCCCGTCAAGGGCGGCGGCATCGCCTTTGACGGCGAGGAGATCAGCGGCGAGGCGGCCCACAAGCGCATCGCCCGCGGCCTCGTCCTGGTGCCGGAGGGCCGGCGCATCCTCATCACGCTTTCGGTGGAGGAAAACCTGCTGCTCGGCGCCCATATGCGCACCGATACGGCGGCCATGAAGCGGGAGATGGACGCCATCTATGGGCGCTTCCCCAATCTCGCCGAGCGGCGGCACATGCTGGCCTCGTGCCTGTCGGGTGGCGAGCAGCAGATGCTGGCCATCGGCCGGGCCATGATGTCCCGTCCGCGCCTGATGATGCTGGACGAGCCGTCCTTGGGCCTCTCGCCGCTCTTTGTCTCCAAGCTGTTCGAGCTGATCCGCGAACTGAACGGGGAGGGCCTCTCCGTGCTGCTGGTGGAGCAGAATACGGGCAAGGCGCTCTCGGTCGCCCACCAGGCCACCGTGCTTGAGCTTGGCCGGGTCATGATGGCCGGCGAGCCCAAGGTGCTCGCCGCCGATCCCCGTCTCCAGGAAGCCTATCTCGGCGAGGGCAGCGCTGCCCCCGCTCAATAA
- a CDS encoding ABC transporter ATP-binding protein yields the protein MTSALSISGLCKSFAGVRAIRDLSFEVPKGRTTALIGPNGAGKTTVFNLVSGVYGVDAGTVKVNGVDVTHMASRKRIGTGIARSFQNIRLMNHLSVLENLLVGQHVRASSLGALLTPYRLIPNHRWKREARAALAENGLERYADEMVSALPYGVRKRIDLVRATLAGANVLMLDEPAAGLNPSETNALRDHLRALMDKGLTMLVVEHDMHFVDSICEKVVVLNFGEKIAEGPLSEVRRDPKVREAYIGAED from the coding sequence ATGACTTCGGCTCTGTCCATCTCCGGCCTGTGCAAGTCGTTTGCCGGCGTGCGGGCCATCCGCGACCTGTCCTTCGAGGTGCCCAAGGGCCGCACCACCGCCCTCATCGGACCCAACGGGGCGGGCAAGACCACGGTGTTCAACCTGGTCAGCGGCGTCTATGGCGTCGATGCCGGGACGGTCAAGGTCAATGGCGTCGATGTCACCCACATGGCGTCCCGCAAGCGCATCGGCACCGGCATTGCCCGTTCGTTCCAGAACATCCGGCTGATGAACCATCTGTCGGTGCTGGAAAACCTGCTGGTGGGACAGCATGTGCGGGCCTCCTCGCTCGGCGCGCTGCTGACTCCCTATCGCCTCATTCCCAATCATCGCTGGAAGCGGGAGGCGCGGGCCGCCCTCGCCGAGAACGGGTTGGAGCGCTATGCCGACGAGATGGTGAGCGCGCTGCCTTATGGCGTGCGCAAGCGCATCGACCTGGTGCGGGCGACGCTGGCCGGCGCCAATGTCCTGATGCTGGACGAGCCCGCCGCCGGCCTCAATCCCAGCGAGACCAACGCGCTGCGCGACCATCTGCGCGCGCTCATGGACAAGGGCCTCACCATGCTGGTGGTGGAGCACGACATGCACTTCGTGGACAGCATCTGCGAGAAGGTGGTGGTGCTGAATTTCGGCGAGAAGATCGCCGAGGGGCCGCTCTCTGAAGTGCGCCGCGATCCCAAGGTGCGCGAAGCCTATATCGGCGCGGAGGACTGA
- a CDS encoding branched-chain amino acid ABC transporter permease → MSGYLTGVLVVLAFNVMAAYAVYLPLAAGQLNLGIAGFMAIGAYASAFLTNEYAWPMWAAIPVGSALAGLMGILIGIPVLRTHGIYLAMATFALGQVIAAVFLNLEVVGGAAGYPVTDYAGPYAVYAAAGGVVLLMLLVSRTRFALYLTAVKSDPTVADLLGVSVRGIQVAAFALGAAVAGFGGAFYAHHYNFVEAQHFNVLLSVFTVLYVLFGGTQTVWGPLVGAAFFTLVPELLRASDQWRYALFAIFIILFMAVRPQGLVTTSLFRLFRRRAPEVTR, encoded by the coding sequence ATGAGTGGCTATCTGACGGGCGTCCTCGTCGTCCTCGCCTTCAATGTGATGGCGGCCTATGCGGTCTATCTGCCGCTGGCGGCGGGGCAATTGAACCTGGGCATTGCCGGCTTCATGGCCATCGGCGCCTATGCCTCGGCCTTCCTGACCAACGAATATGCCTGGCCCATGTGGGCGGCCATCCCGGTGGGCTCGGCGCTGGCGGGGCTCATGGGCATCCTCATCGGCATTCCCGTGCTGCGCACCCACGGCATCTATTTGGCCATGGCCACCTTCGCGCTGGGGCAGGTGATTGCCGCCGTCTTCCTCAATCTGGAAGTGGTGGGTGGGGCGGCCGGCTATCCGGTCACAGACTATGCCGGACCTTATGCGGTCTATGCGGCGGCCGGCGGCGTGGTGCTGCTCATGCTCCTCGTCTCCCGCACCCGCTTCGCGCTCTATCTCACGGCGGTGAAGAGCGACCCGACGGTGGCGGACCTGCTGGGCGTGTCCGTGCGGGGCATCCAGGTGGCGGCGTTTGCGCTGGGCGCGGCGGTGGCGGGCTTTGGCGGCGCCTTTTATGCCCACCACTACAATTTCGTCGAAGCCCAGCACTTCAACGTCCTGCTCTCCGTCTTCACCGTTCTCTACGTGCTGTTCGGCGGCACCCAGACGGTCTGGGGCCCGCTGGTGGGCGCGGCCTTCTTCACGCTTGTGCCAGAGCTGCTGCGGGCGTCCGACCAGTGGCGCTACGCCCTGTTCGCCATCTTCATCATCCTGTTCATGGCGGTGCGGCCGCAGGGGCTGGTCACCACCTCGCTCTTCCGCCTGTTCCGCCGCCGCGCGCCGGAGGTGACGCGATGA
- a CDS encoding branched-chain amino acid ABC transporter permease, protein MLAQQIVNGLMLGAIYMLVAVAFTLAIGVLNFLNFSLPGLFMLGGMLAFGMMKIGWPWFLAFAAALFVAAVVSLLVERLAYRPMQGGDPEVPLVSSLGFLVLLENLMLIQYGSDQQAFPSLLPDLNLRMGGLVIGIAQLISLAISVALVAWLSWFLRSTNMGRRIRTVAESRDTALLMGINISRLVPQLFVASALLTALAGILFAVNYQQVSPFMGEGVGFKGVAAMIVGGMGSIWGAVLGGLLIGLAEVLSISFIGADVVNITVYGLLLLILILRPQGLLGRPASREKL, encoded by the coding sequence ATGCTCGCCCAGCAGATCGTCAACGGCCTGATGCTCGGCGCCATCTATATGCTGGTGGCGGTGGCCTTCACCCTCGCCATCGGGGTGCTGAACTTTCTCAACTTCTCGTTGCCGGGCCTGTTCATGCTTGGCGGCATGCTGGCCTTCGGCATGATGAAAATCGGCTGGCCCTGGTTCCTGGCCTTTGCCGCCGCCCTGTTCGTCGCGGCCGTGGTTTCTCTGCTGGTGGAGCGTCTCGCCTACCGGCCCATGCAGGGTGGGGACCCGGAGGTACCGCTGGTCTCATCGCTGGGCTTCCTGGTGCTGCTCGAGAACCTCATGCTGATCCAGTATGGCTCGGACCAACAGGCCTTCCCCAGCCTCCTGCCCGACCTCAATCTGCGCATGGGCGGCCTTGTGATCGGTATTGCGCAGTTGATTTCATTGGCCATTTCGGTGGCGCTGGTGGCTTGGCTCTCCTGGTTCCTGCGCTCCACCAATATGGGCCGGCGCATCCGCACGGTGGCGGAGAGCCGGGACACGGCCCTGCTCATGGGCATCAACATTTCCCGCCTGGTGCCGCAACTCTTCGTCGCCAGCGCGCTGCTCACCGCGCTCGCGGGCATCCTGTTCGCGGTCAATTACCAGCAGGTCTCGCCCTTCATGGGGGAGGGCGTCGGCTTCAAGGGCGTGGCGGCCATGATTGTGGGCGGCATGGGCTCCATCTGGGGCGCGGTGCTGGGCGGCCTGCTCATCGGCCTTGCCGAAGTGCTGTCCATCTCCTTCATCGGGGCCGACGTGGTCAACATCACGGTCTATGGGCTCCTGCTCCTCATCCTCATCCTGCGGCCCCAAGGTCTCCTCGGGCGCCCCGCCAGCCGGGAGAAGCTGTGA
- a CDS encoding NADPH-dependent oxidoreductase, whose amino-acid sequence MVQVQHTLVSHEGGDSASRVAARYGTQSVPDTLLSNPIIDALLTHRSVRAFTPAPLPAGALEAAVAAAQSASTSSNLQVWSVVAVRDPATKAALAAAAGGQRHMLEAPVLLVWLADLARLAELGERADAAVQGLDFLEMFLVGAIDATLAAQNAAVALESLGLGIVYIGGLRNNPEEVARLLGLPPRVVAVFGMCVGQPDPARPAHVKPRLPQALVLHEERYDASLSAPAVEAYDAAMTTFQEGEGLRQVGWSSVALKRVSDAAALTGRDRLREVLGRLGFPLR is encoded by the coding sequence ATGGTGCAGGTTCAGCACACCCTCGTCTCCCACGAGGGCGGTGACAGCGCATCGCGCGTGGCCGCTCGATACGGCACCCAGTCGGTTCCCGACACACTCCTGTCCAATCCCATCATCGACGCCCTCCTGACCCACCGCTCCGTGCGCGCCTTCACGCCCGCGCCTCTGCCGGCCGGTGCGCTCGAAGCGGCGGTGGCGGCGGCGCAGAGCGCGTCTACTTCGTCCAACCTTCAGGTGTGGAGCGTGGTCGCGGTGCGAGATCCCGCCACCAAGGCCGCCCTCGCCGCGGCGGCGGGCGGTCAGCGGCATATGCTGGAGGCGCCCGTCCTGCTGGTTTGGCTGGCTGATCTCGCCCGACTCGCAGAACTCGGCGAACGCGCAGATGCGGCGGTGCAAGGCCTGGACTTCCTGGAAATGTTCCTGGTGGGTGCCATCGACGCAACGCTGGCGGCGCAGAATGCCGCCGTGGCGCTGGAATCGCTGGGCCTCGGCATCGTCTATATAGGCGGCTTGCGGAACAATCCCGAAGAAGTGGCACGCCTTCTCGGCCTGCCGCCGCGGGTGGTGGCTGTGTTCGGCATGTGCGTCGGCCAGCCAGATCCTGCGCGCCCCGCCCATGTGAAGCCACGGCTACCCCAGGCCCTCGTGCTCCACGAGGAGCGCTATGATGCCAGCCTCTCTGCGCCGGCGGTGGAGGCCTATGACGCGGCCATGACCACATTCCAGGAAGGCGAAGGCTTGCGCCAGGTGGGGTGGTCCAGCGTGGCCCTAAAGCGCGTGTCCGATGCAGCGGCCCTCACGGGGCGGGACCGCCTGCGCGAAGTGCTCGGCAGGCTGGGTTTCCCGCTGCGCTGA
- a CDS encoding DUF1236 domain-containing protein — MRLRFSNAVLLVAALGGPALAQSPLPTPPSTVATPSVLVTLDQEEKIRDVAADQRAAIPPVRDFVLATGVELPPSVDIHPLPEDVGIPHYQFAVVGRDTVLVDPSTRRIVKVIE, encoded by the coding sequence ATGCGTCTACGCTTCTCCAATGCCGTCCTCCTGGTGGCAGCCCTTGGCGGCCCCGCGCTCGCCCAGAGCCCTCTCCCCACGCCGCCCAGTACGGTTGCGACCCCCTCCGTATTGGTGACTTTGGACCAGGAGGAGAAGATCCGGGACGTCGCCGCCGACCAGCGCGCCGCTATACCGCCCGTGCGAGACTTCGTCCTCGCAACCGGCGTGGAGCTGCCGCCCTCGGTGGACATTCACCCGCTGCCGGAAGACGTTGGCATTCCGCATTATCAATTTGCGGTGGTCGGCCGGGACACGGTGCTGGTGGACCCCTCTACCCGGCGTATCGTCAAGGTGATCGAATAG
- the thrS gene encoding threonine--tRNA ligase — protein MVTLTFPDGAARSYPDGTSGAEIAAAISKSLAKKAVAVTLDGVLADLSEPITADARLEIVTRDDARALDLIRHDAAHVLAEAVQALYPGTQVTIGPVIENGFYYDFARNEPFTTDDLPKIEAKMREIIAKDRPFTKEVWSRDQAKNVFAMKGEAFKVELVDAIPEDQDVKIYKQGEWFDLCRGPHMPSTGKVGTAFKLMKVAGAYWRGDSNNPMLTRIYGTAWHDQAELDGYLHRLEEAEKRDHRRLGREMDLFHFQEEGPGTVFWHPKGWSLFQGLVAYMRRRLKADYDEVNAPQVLDKSLWETSGHWGWYKENMFKVQVAGDETDDERVFALKPMNCPGHVQIFKHGLKSYRDLPLRLAEFGAVHRYEPSGALHGLMRVRGFTQDDAHIFCTEDQMAAECLKINDLILSTYADFGFENIIVKLSTRPEKRVGSDAVWDHAEEVMGRVLQQIEAQSGGKIKTGILPGEGAFYGPKFEYTLSDAIGREWQCGTTQVDFNLPERFGAFYVDADGQKKTPVMIHRAICGSMERFTGILIEHFAGHFPLWLAPTQVVVTTITSEADDYAAEVAAAAKALDLRTDLDLRNEKINYKVREHSLAKVPVMLVAGRKEAAERTVSIRRLGSNQQVVLPLDEALALLADEATPPDVRRRTLAKAA, from the coding sequence ATGGTTACCTTGACGTTCCCCGATGGCGCAGCGCGCAGCTATCCCGACGGAACGAGCGGCGCGGAGATCGCCGCCGCCATTTCCAAATCCCTCGCGAAGAAGGCCGTGGCGGTGACGCTGGACGGCGTGCTGGCGGATCTGTCCGAGCCGATCACCGCCGATGCGCGCCTTGAAATCGTCACCCGTGACGATGCCCGCGCGCTGGACCTGATCCGGCACGACGCGGCCCATGTGCTGGCGGAAGCCGTGCAGGCGCTTTATCCGGGGACGCAGGTCACCATCGGCCCGGTGATCGAGAACGGCTTCTATTACGACTTCGCGCGCAACGAGCCCTTTACCACGGACGACCTGCCGAAGATCGAAGCCAAGATGCGCGAGATCATCGCCAAGGACCGCCCCTTCACCAAGGAAGTGTGGTCCCGCGATCAGGCCAAGAACGTGTTCGCCATGAAGGGCGAGGCGTTCAAGGTGGAGCTCGTGGACGCGATCCCCGAGGACCAGGACGTCAAGATCTACAAGCAGGGCGAATGGTTCGACCTGTGCCGCGGCCCCCATATGCCCTCCACCGGCAAGGTGGGCACCGCCTTCAAGCTGATGAAGGTGGCGGGCGCCTATTGGCGTGGCGACAGCAACAATCCCATGCTGACCCGCATCTATGGCACGGCTTGGCATGACCAGGCGGAGCTGGACGGCTATCTCCACCGCCTTGAGGAAGCCGAGAAGCGCGACCATCGCCGGCTGGGCCGGGAGATGGACCTCTTCCACTTCCAGGAGGAAGGGCCGGGCACGGTCTTCTGGCATCCCAAGGGCTGGAGCCTGTTCCAGGGCCTCGTCGCTTACATGCGCCGGCGCCTGAAGGCCGACTATGACGAGGTGAACGCCCCCCAGGTGCTGGACAAGTCCCTGTGGGAGACCTCCGGCCATTGGGGCTGGTACAAGGAGAACATGTTCAAGGTTCAGGTCGCGGGCGATGAGACCGACGACGAGCGAGTCTTCGCGCTGAAGCCCATGAACTGCCCGGGCCATGTGCAGATCTTCAAGCACGGCCTGAAATCCTATCGCGACCTGCCGCTGCGCCTTGCCGAGTTCGGCGCGGTGCACCGGTACGAGCCCTCGGGCGCCCTGCACGGCCTCATGCGGGTGCGTGGCTTCACGCAGGACGATGCCCACATCTTCTGCACCGAAGACCAAATGGCGGCCGAGTGCTTGAAGATCAACGACCTGATCCTCTCGACCTATGCCGACTTCGGTTTCGAGAACATCATCGTGAAGCTCTCCACCCGACCCGAGAAGCGGGTGGGATCTGACGCAGTGTGGGATCACGCCGAGGAGGTGATGGGCCGCGTTCTCCAGCAGATCGAGGCCCAGTCCGGCGGCAAGATCAAGACGGGCATCCTGCCGGGCGAGGGCGCCTTCTATGGCCCCAAGTTCGAATACACGCTGTCGGATGCCATCGGCCGCGAGTGGCAGTGCGGCACCACCCAGGTGGACTTCAACCTGCCGGAGCGCTTCGGCGCCTTCTATGTGGATGCGGACGGCCAGAAGAAGACGCCGGTGATGATCCACCGCGCCATCTGTGGATCCATGGAGCGCTTCACCGGCATCCTGATCGAGCATTTCGCGGGGCATTTCCCGCTCTGGCTGGCACCGACCCAGGTGGTGGTCACCACCATCACCTCCGAGGCGGACGACTATGCCGCCGAGGTGGCGGCCGCCGCCAAGGCGCTGGACCTGCGCACGGACCTCGATCTTCGGAACGAGAAGATCAATTACAAGGTGCGCGAGCATTCGCTGGCCAAGGTGCCGGTGATGCTGGTGGCAGGCCGCAAGGAAGCGGCGGAGCGCACGGTGTCCATCCGTCGGCTGGGCTCCAACCAGCAGGTGGTCTTGCCGCTCGATGAGGCGCTGGCCCTTCTGGCGGACGAGGCAACCCCGCCGGACGTGCGCCGCCGGACCCTGGCCAAGGCGGCCTGA
- the yidD gene encoding membrane protein insertion efficiency factor YidD, producing MGRQCRYLPTCSAYADESIQTHGAWAGGWMGVARICRCHPWGGHGFDPVPAKLPRSARWYRPWTYGQWRQPASPEGET from the coding sequence ATGGGGCGGCAGTGCCGCTATTTGCCCACCTGCTCGGCCTATGCGGACGAGTCCATCCAGACGCACGGTGCCTGGGCGGGGGGATGGATGGGGGTTGCCCGCATCTGCCGCTGCCATCCTTGGGGCGGCCACGGGTTCGACCCGGTCCCCGCCAAATTGCCACGGAGCGCCCGCTGGTATCGGCCCTGGACCTATGGCCAGTGGCGCCAGCCCGCCTCGCCCGAGGGTGAGACCTGA